The Aeromicrobium senzhongii genome includes a window with the following:
- a CDS encoding TetR/AcrR family transcriptional regulator: protein MSEQPSSRDRILAAASRLFAERGYDATSTRAIAEAVGLNIATVAYHVGGKSDLYREVMREAHIAQRDSVEQALTTLPDTESTPEAARAGLHAFIDAYLSFCVAHPDVPALWMRRWLAEGEMLSELESEFTGPLVERVAGRVRALLESAHVTTNADLDLLVYTIVWTTHAFSRAGVVDPTGTRAQPTDHPTFERFRRHLHDLVDGALSLPVA from the coding sequence ATGAGCGAGCAGCCGTCGAGCCGTGACCGCATCCTGGCCGCCGCCTCGCGGCTGTTCGCCGAGCGCGGGTACGACGCCACCAGCACGCGCGCGATCGCTGAGGCCGTCGGCCTCAACATCGCCACGGTGGCCTATCACGTGGGCGGCAAGAGCGACCTCTACCGCGAGGTCATGCGCGAGGCGCACATCGCCCAGCGCGACTCCGTCGAGCAGGCGCTGACCACCCTCCCCGACACCGAGTCGACGCCCGAGGCGGCGCGCGCCGGACTGCACGCCTTCATCGACGCGTACCTGAGCTTCTGCGTGGCCCACCCCGACGTCCCCGCGCTGTGGATGCGACGCTGGCTCGCCGAGGGCGAGATGCTGTCCGAACTCGAGAGCGAGTTCACCGGCCCGCTCGTCGAGCGGGTCGCCGGTCGCGTCCGCGCGCTGCTCGAGAGCGCCCACGTCACGACGAACGCCGACCTGGACCTGCTCGTCTACACGATCGTGTGGACGACCCACGCCTTCAGCCGGGCCGGCGTGGTCGACCCCACGGGTACCCGGGCCCAGCCCACGGATCACCCGACATTCGAGCGATTCCGGCGCCACCTGCACGACCTCGTCGACGGCGCTCTCTCCCTGCCCGTCGCCTGA
- the purM gene encoding phosphoribosylformylglycinamidine cyclo-ligase produces MTSYASAGVSIEAGDRAVELMKQWVARATRPEVVGGIGGFAGLFDASALKSYTRPLLATSADGVGTKVAIAQAMDRHDTIGFDLVGMLVDDLVVCGAEPLFLTDYIATGKVVPERIADIVKGIAEACAETGTALLGGETAEHPGLLAPDEYDIAGSTTGVVEADRLLGADRVRAGDVVIAMASSGLHSNGYSLVRHVFFDIAGWKLDREVPEFGRTLGEELLTPTRLYTKPCLALADAVEVHAMSHITGGGLAANLERVLPESVSVRLDRSSWTPAPVFGLVGQLGGVAQADLDQALNMGVGMVAIVAPDAADAAVSLLAEHGVDAWIAGEVGAADEHGPGGSVTLI; encoded by the coding sequence GTGACCTCGTATGCCTCCGCCGGAGTCTCGATCGAAGCGGGCGACCGCGCCGTCGAGCTCATGAAGCAGTGGGTCGCCCGCGCGACCCGTCCCGAGGTCGTGGGCGGGATCGGCGGCTTCGCCGGCCTGTTCGACGCCTCCGCTCTCAAGTCCTACACGCGGCCGTTGCTGGCCACCAGTGCCGACGGCGTCGGTACCAAGGTCGCCATCGCCCAGGCGATGGACCGCCACGACACGATCGGCTTCGACCTCGTCGGCATGCTGGTCGACGACCTCGTGGTCTGCGGCGCCGAGCCGCTGTTCCTGACCGACTACATCGCGACCGGCAAGGTCGTGCCCGAGCGGATCGCCGACATCGTCAAGGGCATCGCCGAGGCGTGCGCCGAGACGGGCACCGCCCTGCTCGGCGGCGAGACCGCCGAGCACCCGGGCCTGCTGGCCCCCGACGAGTACGACATCGCCGGCTCCACCACGGGTGTCGTCGAGGCCGACCGCCTGCTGGGCGCCGATCGGGTCCGCGCGGGCGACGTCGTGATCGCGATGGCGTCCTCGGGTCTGCACTCGAACGGCTACTCGCTGGTGCGTCACGTCTTCTTCGACATCGCCGGGTGGAAGCTCGACCGCGAGGTCCCCGAGTTCGGCCGCACTCTGGGCGAGGAGCTCCTCACGCCCACGCGGCTCTACACCAAGCCCTGCCTGGCGCTGGCCGACGCCGTCGAGGTGCACGCGATGTCGCACATCACCGGCGGAGGCCTGGCGGCCAACCTCGAGCGGGTGCTGCCCGAGTCGGTCTCGGTCCGGCTCGACCGCTCGTCCTGGACCCCGGCACCGGTCTTCGGCCTCGTCGGTCAGCTGGGCGGCGTCGCCCAGGCCGACCTGGACCAGGCGCTGAACATGGGCGTCGGCATGGTCGCGATCGTGGCCCCCGACGCCGCCGACGCGGCCGTCTCCCTGCTGGCCGAGCACGGCGTCGACGCCTGGATCGCGGGCGAGGTCGGCGCCGCCGACGAGCACGGACCGGGCGGTTCGGTCACTCTCATCTGA
- a CDS encoding flavin-containing monooxygenase encodes MPAHVAVVGAGAAGLTTAKSLLDEGLDVTVLELGDRPGGLWVQGNASGLSPAYDSLHLNTSKGRTEFADFPMPADWPDYPSAAMIAGYLADYAERFGVTERIRFGTEVVSVDRTDTGWTVVSRTGDVETAETFDAVVVANGHNWDPRWPEPQYPGTFDGEQMHAHDYRSASQFAGRRVMVVGMGNSAMDIAVDASYVGSGPVLLSARHGVHIVPKYLFGRPADATGALLSALPWRVRQKVAETMLRVAVGTPQSYGLPAPAGGLFQNHPTISDTILHRVTHGEVVPRPGIERFEGSRVHFTDGTSDEADVIVWATGYRVTIPFLGERWIGADPERLPLYQRVFHLDDPGLAFVGLMQSTGAALPVVEAQGKLVAAHLGGRYGLPAPDEQRAVVESTYAAAVARWGNKRPMMRIDFDEYVAAVPKEIAAGAARADRGAVTFRPVSQEVPA; translated from the coding sequence ATGCCTGCTCATGTCGCCGTTGTCGGCGCCGGCGCCGCCGGTCTGACGACCGCCAAGTCACTGCTGGACGAGGGCCTGGACGTCACCGTCCTGGAACTGGGCGACCGGCCCGGCGGCCTGTGGGTCCAGGGGAACGCCAGCGGCCTGTCGCCGGCCTACGACTCGTTGCACCTCAACACGAGCAAGGGCCGCACCGAGTTCGCGGACTTCCCGATGCCGGCCGACTGGCCCGACTACCCGTCCGCCGCGATGATCGCGGGCTACCTCGCGGACTACGCCGAGCGCTTCGGCGTCACCGAGCGGATCCGATTCGGGACCGAGGTCGTTTCGGTCGACCGCACCGACACCGGCTGGACCGTCGTGTCCCGCACGGGCGACGTCGAGACCGCCGAGACCTTCGACGCGGTCGTCGTCGCGAACGGCCACAACTGGGACCCGCGCTGGCCCGAGCCGCAGTACCCCGGGACGTTCGACGGCGAGCAGATGCACGCGCACGACTACCGCAGCGCCTCGCAGTTCGCGGGCCGGCGCGTCATGGTCGTCGGGATGGGCAACTCTGCGATGGACATCGCGGTCGACGCCTCGTACGTGGGCAGCGGCCCGGTGCTGCTGTCGGCGCGCCACGGCGTCCACATCGTGCCGAAGTACCTCTTCGGCCGGCCCGCCGACGCGACCGGCGCCCTGTTGTCGGCGCTGCCGTGGCGGGTTCGCCAGAAGGTCGCCGAGACGATGCTGCGGGTCGCGGTGGGCACACCGCAGTCGTACGGCCTCCCTGCCCCCGCCGGCGGCCTGTTCCAGAACCACCCGACGATCAGCGACACGATCCTGCACCGCGTCACGCACGGCGAGGTCGTCCCGCGGCCCGGTATCGAACGCTTCGAGGGATCGCGTGTCCACTTCACGGACGGCACGTCCGACGAGGCCGACGTCATCGTGTGGGCGACCGGCTATCGCGTCACGATCCCGTTCCTGGGTGAGCGGTGGATCGGCGCCGACCCGGAGCGACTGCCGCTCTACCAGCGGGTGTTCCACCTCGACGATCCCGGTCTGGCGTTCGTGGGACTCATGCAGTCGACGGGCGCCGCGCTGCCCGTGGTCGAGGCACAGGGCAAGCTCGTCGCGGCGCACCTCGGCGGCCGCTACGGCCTGCCCGCGCCGGACGAGCAGCGAGCGGTCGTGGAGTCGACGTATGCCGCCGCCGTCGCCCGATGGGGGAACAAGCGGCCCATGATGCGCATCGACTTCGACGAGTACGTCGCTGCCGTGCCGAAGGAGATCGCTGCCGGCGCCGCCCGCGCCGATCGCGGCGCCGTCACCTTCCGTCCCGTCTCCCAGGAGGTCCCCGCATGA
- a CDS encoding MMPL family transporter, translated as MNRRAQRTFPLAHLVGPKRSIVVVLLGLVVAGLIMAFAPDPTTGSEAGSNLPDSAESSQARAALKKLPNADEAPAIVVYSKDSGLDGRDLAAIAERSRAIASELGVEVSPPVPAEDQSAALVAVPFETGLESDENKDRVKELRDLAKQDLPDGVKAQVTGAPAVQADLGAVFAGADVRLLAVTAAVVAILLIVTYRSPWLWLVPLTVIGIGDRVAARALEGVSGAFDVGIDGSITGITSVLVFGAGTNYALLLIARYREELRRHSSRHEAMRTALGGAAPAILSSSGTVVLALLSLLIADSPFVSAIGWSGALGIAVAVAFALLVLPSAMVIPGRWLFWPFVPHEGDADPAEKGWWFRVGKAVTSRPWPTTIAALAVLTAMAAGLLGLNTGLGQSEQFLDTPESITAQETLQDAFPAGISSPTTVVTSPDKVESVVAAANQVEGVESARPANASDDLAEVQVVLSVEPESEKALTTIEGLRTAVHDADPDSLVGGTDAQALDENQTASDDRWRVIPIVLVIVLIMLLVLLRSVVAAVLLCATTVLSYLSALGVGWVLFDRVLGWSAMDVSTPLLAFIFLVALGVDYNIFLTARAREEMVVTGDATASIVKALAVTGGVITSAGILLAAVFAVLGVLPLVLLAQLGVIVGFGVLLDTVLVRGVATPAIVALCGRWFWWPSKISR; from the coding sequence GTGAATCGCCGCGCTCAACGCACCTTTCCCCTGGCTCATCTCGTGGGCCCCAAGCGATCGATCGTGGTCGTGTTGCTCGGCCTCGTGGTCGCCGGCCTGATCATGGCGTTCGCGCCCGATCCGACCACCGGCTCGGAGGCCGGCTCGAACCTGCCGGACTCCGCGGAGTCGTCCCAGGCCCGGGCCGCGCTGAAGAAGCTGCCGAACGCGGACGAGGCGCCGGCCATCGTCGTCTACTCCAAGGACAGCGGACTCGACGGGCGTGACCTGGCGGCGATCGCCGAACGCTCGCGCGCCATCGCGTCCGAGCTCGGCGTCGAGGTCAGCCCGCCGGTGCCCGCCGAGGACCAGTCCGCCGCACTCGTCGCCGTGCCGTTCGAGACGGGCCTGGAGTCCGACGAGAACAAGGACCGGGTCAAGGAGCTGCGCGACCTCGCGAAGCAGGACCTGCCCGACGGCGTGAAGGCCCAGGTCACGGGCGCACCGGCCGTCCAGGCCGACCTCGGTGCCGTGTTCGCCGGTGCCGACGTGCGCCTGCTGGCCGTCACCGCCGCGGTCGTGGCCATCCTGCTCATCGTCACGTACCGCAGCCCGTGGCTGTGGCTCGTGCCCCTGACCGTCATCGGCATCGGCGACCGGGTGGCCGCCCGCGCGCTCGAGGGCGTCTCGGGCGCGTTCGACGTGGGCATCGACGGCTCCATCACCGGCATCACGTCCGTCCTCGTCTTCGGCGCCGGCACCAACTACGCCCTGCTGCTGATCGCCCGCTATCGCGAGGAGCTGCGCCGCCACTCGTCGCGGCACGAGGCCATGCGCACCGCCCTCGGCGGAGCGGCCCCGGCCATCTTGTCCAGCTCGGGCACCGTGGTCCTCGCACTGCTGTCGCTGCTGATCGCCGACTCGCCGTTCGTCAGCGCGATCGGCTGGTCCGGGGCGCTCGGCATCGCGGTCGCCGTGGCGTTCGCCCTGCTCGTGCTGCCCTCGGCCATGGTCATCCCGGGTCGCTGGCTGTTCTGGCCGTTCGTCCCGCACGAGGGCGACGCCGACCCGGCCGAGAAGGGCTGGTGGTTCCGCGTCGGCAAGGCGGTCACCTCCAGGCCGTGGCCGACCACGATCGCGGCCCTCGCGGTGCTGACGGCCATGGCCGCGGGCCTGCTGGGCCTGAACACGGGCCTGGGCCAGAGCGAGCAGTTCCTCGACACCCCGGAGTCGATCACCGCCCAGGAGACCCTGCAGGACGCGTTCCCCGCCGGCATCTCCTCGCCGACCACGGTGGTCACCTCACCGGACAAGGTCGAGTCCGTCGTGGCCGCGGCGAACCAGGTCGAGGGCGTCGAGAGCGCCCGGCCCGCGAACGCGTCGGACGACCTCGCCGAGGTGCAGGTCGTGCTCTCGGTCGAGCCCGAGAGCGAGAAGGCCCTGACCACCATCGAAGGCCTCCGCACGGCCGTGCACGACGCCGATCCGGACTCGCTCGTGGGTGGCACCGACGCGCAGGCCCTGGACGAGAACCAGACGGCGTCCGACGACCGCTGGCGCGTCATCCCGATCGTGCTCGTGATCGTGCTGATCATGCTGCTGGTGCTGCTGCGCTCGGTCGTGGCCGCGGTCCTGCTGTGTGCGACGACCGTGCTGTCCTACCTGTCCGCCCTGGGTGTCGGCTGGGTGCTGTTCGACCGGGTGCTCGGCTGGTCGGCGATGGACGTCAGCACGCCGCTGCTCGCGTTCATCTTCCTGGTCGCGCTGGGCGTGGACTACAACATCTTCCTGACCGCGCGAGCGCGCGAGGAGATGGTCGTGACGGGCGATGCGACGGCCTCGATCGTCAAGGCGCTCGCCGTCACGGGCGGCGTCATCACGAGCGCCGGCATCCTGCTGGCCGCCGTGTTCGCCGTCCTGGGCGTGCTGCCGCTCGTGCTGCTGGCGCAGCTCGGCGTCATCGTCGGATTCGGCGTGCTGCTGGACACCGTGCTGGTGCGTGGCGTCGCGACACCGGCCATCGTGGCGCTGTGCGGCCGCTGGTTCTGGTGGCCCAGCAAGATCTCCCGATGA
- a CDS encoding DUF3073 domain-containing protein, which produces MGRGRAKAKQTKVARDLKYRTLDTDFNDLARELHGESGDPIPDQYVDLAKELGGPAAS; this is translated from the coding sequence ATGGGCCGCGGCCGTGCGAAAGCGAAGCAGACCAAGGTCGCTCGCGATCTCAAGTACCGGACATTGGACACCGATTTCAATGATCTGGCCCGAGAGCTTCACGGAGAGTCCGGTGACCCGATCCCGGACCAGTACGTAGATCTCGCCAAGGAACTGGGAGGCCCGGCCGCCAGTTGA